A genomic window from Silene latifolia isolate original U9 population chromosome Y, ASM4854445v1, whole genome shotgun sequence includes:
- the LOC141632990 gene encoding uncharacterized protein LOC141632990 encodes MKTTGAFFTWTNKQPSETRVFSRIDRVLVNTEWTDVWPDYFAHFAPEGSFDHCPCVIYGEVDILPRRKPFKFFNMWSRVPDFQDIVKHGWTISIQGSPMFRVVKKLKLLTPDLKNLNRSLFSDVERNAEIAYSILLDCQRKLQTSPNDTALRY; translated from the coding sequence ATGAAGACTACTGGTGCGTTTTTTACTTGGACTAATAAGCAGCCAAGTGAAACCAGAGTTTTCAGCAGAATAGATAGAGTCCTTGTTAACACTGAGTGGACTGATGTTTGGCCTGATTATTTTGCCCACTTTGCTCCTGAGGGTTCTTTTGATCACTGCCCCTGTGTTATTTATGGTGAAGTTGATATTCTACCTCGAAGGAAACCATTTAAATTCTTTAACATGTGGAGCAGGGTACCTGATTTTCAAGATATAGTGAAGCATGGCTGGACTATTAGTATTCAGGGATCTCCAATGTTTAGAGTGGTGAAAAAGTTGAAACTCCTCACGCCTGATTTAAAGAATTTGAATAGAAGCTTGTTCTCTGATGTGGAAAGAAATGCTGAGATAGCCTATTCAATACTTTTAGACTGTCAAAGGAAGCTGCAAACTAGTCCTAATGATACTGCCCTCAGGTATTGA